In the genome of Paenibacillus sp. GP183, the window CTTCCTCCAGCATGAGACGGAAGAACTGCGCGAAGCGCTCGCCGTCCGTGTCCTGGGCTTCTGCGTAATCCGTCACCGGATGGCCGCAGAAGTGGGTCGAGAAGGCACCGCCAATGCGGTTCACCGTCAGGCTGATGCCATGACGGGCCGCCGCGTCGGCGACGCCTTCGGCCAGGGCCCCGCCAAGCCGTTCCAGCTTGGCGTAAACCTCAGCCTGCTGCAGCACCTGCAGGCAGGCGATGCCGGCACTGATCGAGGCGGGATTCCCCGCCATCGTGCCGGCTTGATAAGCAGGTCCCAGCGGGGCGACCTGCTCCATCACGGCCTTGCGGCCCCCGTAGGCCCCAATCGGCAGTCCACCGCCGATGATTTTGCCCAGGGCCGTAAGGTCCGGCTCGATCGCGGCGAAGCGCGCCGCCGCGATCTGCCCAGCTGGCGCACCCGCGCCAGAGTGATCTCCCTCCGCCAGAGGGAGACCGGCATAGGTCTGTGCCGCTCCGTAATGGAAGCGGAACGCCGTAATGACCTCGTCGTAGATGACGAGGGCTCCGTGCTGATGAGCAGCCGCGCACAACTGCTCAAGGTAGCCGGTATGGGGCATGACCATGCCGAAGTTGCCGACGATGGGCTCGACCATCACAGCGGCGATCTCTTCGCCATAGCGGGTAAGCGCGGCTTTCAGTGCCAGAATGTCGTTGAACGGCACGGTAATGACCTCTTGCGCGATGCTGACCGGCACGCCGGCGCTGTCCGGCGTGCCCAGTGTCGACGGGCCGGAGCCTGCGGCGACGAGCACCAGATCCGAGTGGCCGTGGTAGCAACCGGCAAACTTAATGATCTTCGTGCGTCCCGTGAACGCGCGGGCGACGCGGATCGTC includes:
- a CDS encoding glutamate-1-semialdehyde 2,1-aminomutase → MKRKTSEQLYEEALRHIVGGVNSPSRSFKAVGGGAPVFMKRANGAYIWDADGNRFIDYLAAYGPVITGHAHPHVTEAICRAAQNGTLYGTPTELEIEFAKMLKGAIPSLDKVRFVNSGTEAVMTTIRVARAFTGRTKIIKFAGCYHGHSDLVLVAAGSGPSTLGTPDSAGVPVSIAQEVITVPFNDILALKAALTRYGEEIAAVMVEPIVGNFGMVMPHTGYLEQLCAAAHQHGALVIYDEVITAFRFHYGAAQTYAGLPLAEGDHSGAGAPAGQIAAARFAAIEPDLTALGKIIGGGLPIGAYGGRKAVMEQVAPLGPAYQAGTMAGNPASISAGIACLQVLQQAEVYAKLERLGGALAEGVADAAARHGISLTVNRIGGAFSTHFCGHPVTDYAEAQDTDGERFAQFFRLMLEEGICLAPSKYEAWFLTIAHTEDDIAQTLDAVDRSFKAMSVRVF